One Burkholderia cepacia genomic window carries:
- the nirB gene encoding nitrite reductase large subunit NirB — protein MKLIVIGHGMVGHKLLECVAAEAGAAGTTGALQVTVLGEEPRPAYDRVHLSEFFAGKSADDLSLVEPGFFERHPQFDLRLNARVASIDRAAHTVTLASGETLAYDKLVLATGSRPFVPPMPGHDREGCFVYRTIEDLEAMQACGTHAKRGVVVGGGLLGLECAKALRDMGLDTHVVEFAPRLMAMQVDDGGGRMLRAKIEALGVTVHTGKNTLEIVDGEAGTHRMAFADGSHLDADMIVFSAGIRARDELARACGLEIGPRGGVAIDDACRTSDADIYAIGECAAWNGMVYGLVAPGYDMARVVAKQLGGDANGAAEAAFAGADMSTKLKLMGVDVASIGDAHGTTAGSRTYQYADERRQVYKKLVVSDCGKFLHGAVMVGDAAEYGTLLQMMLNRIELPESPEFLILPSSDGAAKPALGVDALPDGAQICSCNNVSKSQICAAVADGATSLGALKSCTGAGTSCGGCVPLVTQIMKAEMKKQGLAVNNHICEHFAHSRQELFHLIRVERITTFDALLAKHGHGLGCDVCKPAVAGILASCFNEFVLKKEHAGLQDSNDYYLANIQRDGTYSVVPRMPGGEVTPEGLIAVGQVAKKYGLYTKITGGQRVDLFGARVEQLPSIWEELIAAGFESGHAYGKALRTVKSCVGSTWCRYGVGDSVGLAIDLENRYKGLRAPHKIKFGVSGCTRECAEAQGKDVGIIATEKGWNLYVCGNGGMKPRHAELLASDLDRATLVRYIDRLLMFYVRTADRLQRTSVWRDNLEGGLDYLIDVVVHDRLGIGAELEADMQHVVDTYECEWKKAVTDPDTRKRFRHFVNSDAPDTTIEFVETRGQIRPATPDERMRGKPVVIPVVVDTETV, from the coding sequence ATGAAACTCATCGTCATCGGCCACGGCATGGTCGGCCACAAGCTCCTCGAATGCGTCGCGGCGGAAGCGGGCGCTGCAGGCACCACGGGCGCGCTGCAGGTCACCGTGCTCGGCGAGGAACCGCGCCCCGCGTACGACCGCGTGCACCTGTCCGAATTCTTCGCGGGCAAGTCGGCGGACGACCTGTCGCTCGTCGAACCCGGCTTCTTCGAGCGTCATCCGCAGTTCGACCTGCGCCTGAACGCGCGCGTCGCGTCGATCGACCGCGCCGCGCATACGGTCACGCTCGCGTCCGGTGAAACGCTCGCGTACGACAAGCTGGTGCTGGCGACGGGTTCGCGCCCGTTCGTGCCGCCGATGCCGGGGCACGATCGCGAAGGCTGCTTCGTGTACCGGACGATCGAGGATCTCGAGGCGATGCAGGCGTGCGGCACGCACGCGAAGCGCGGCGTCGTGGTCGGCGGCGGGCTGCTCGGCCTCGAATGCGCGAAGGCGCTGCGCGACATGGGGCTCGACACGCACGTCGTCGAATTCGCGCCGCGGCTGATGGCCATGCAGGTCGACGACGGCGGCGGCCGGATGCTGCGCGCGAAGATCGAGGCGCTCGGCGTGACCGTGCATACGGGCAAGAACACGCTCGAGATCGTCGACGGCGAGGCGGGCACGCACCGGATGGCGTTCGCCGACGGCTCGCACCTCGATGCCGACATGATCGTGTTCTCGGCCGGCATTCGCGCACGCGACGAACTGGCGCGTGCATGCGGTCTGGAAATCGGCCCGCGCGGCGGCGTCGCGATCGACGATGCGTGCCGCACGAGCGACGCCGACATCTACGCGATCGGTGAATGCGCGGCCTGGAACGGCATGGTGTACGGCCTCGTCGCCCCCGGCTACGACATGGCGCGCGTGGTCGCGAAGCAGCTCGGCGGCGATGCGAACGGTGCAGCCGAGGCCGCATTCGCGGGCGCCGACATGAGCACGAAGCTGAAGCTGATGGGCGTCGACGTCGCGAGCATCGGCGACGCGCACGGCACGACGGCCGGCAGCCGCACCTACCAGTACGCGGACGAGCGCCGCCAGGTCTACAAGAAGCTCGTGGTGTCCGACTGCGGCAAGTTCCTGCACGGCGCGGTGATGGTCGGCGACGCAGCCGAATACGGCACGCTGCTGCAGATGATGCTGAACCGCATCGAGCTGCCCGAGTCGCCGGAATTCCTGATCCTGCCGTCGTCGGACGGCGCCGCGAAGCCGGCGCTCGGCGTCGACGCGCTGCCTGACGGCGCACAGATCTGCTCGTGCAACAACGTGTCGAAGTCGCAGATCTGCGCGGCGGTGGCGGATGGCGCGACGAGCCTCGGTGCGCTGAAGTCGTGCACGGGCGCGGGCACGTCGTGCGGCGGCTGCGTGCCGCTCGTCACGCAGATCATGAAGGCCGAGATGAAGAAGCAGGGCCTCGCGGTCAACAACCATATCTGCGAGCACTTCGCGCATTCGCGCCAGGAGCTGTTCCACCTGATCCGCGTCGAGCGCATCACGACGTTCGACGCACTGCTGGCAAAGCACGGCCATGGCCTCGGCTGCGACGTGTGCAAGCCGGCGGTGGCGGGCATCCTCGCGTCGTGCTTCAACGAATTCGTGCTGAAGAAGGAACACGCGGGGCTGCAGGATTCGAACGACTACTACCTCGCGAACATCCAGCGCGACGGCACGTATTCGGTCGTGCCGCGCATGCCGGGCGGCGAGGTCACGCCGGAAGGGCTGATCGCGGTCGGCCAGGTCGCGAAGAAGTACGGGCTCTACACGAAGATCACCGGCGGCCAGCGTGTCGACCTGTTCGGTGCGCGCGTCGAGCAGCTGCCGTCGATCTGGGAGGAACTGATCGCCGCCGGTTTCGAATCGGGCCACGCATACGGCAAGGCGCTGCGCACCGTGAAGTCGTGTGTCGGCTCGACGTGGTGCCGTTACGGCGTCGGCGATTCGGTCGGCCTCGCGATCGACCTCGAGAATCGCTACAAGGGGCTGCGCGCGCCGCACAAGATCAAGTTCGGCGTGTCCGGCTGCACGCGCGAGTGTGCGGAAGCGCAGGGCAAGGACGTCGGCATCATCGCGACCGAAAAGGGCTGGAACCTGTACGTGTGCGGCAACGGCGGGATGAAGCCGCGCCACGCGGAACTGCTCGCGTCCGACCTCGACCGCGCGACGCTGGTGCGCTACATCGACCGTTTGCTGATGTTCTACGTGCGCACGGCCGACCGCCTGCAGCGCACGAGCGTGTGGCGCGACAACCTCGAAGGCGGCCTCGACTACCTGATCGACGTCGTCGTGCACGACCGGCTCGGGATCGGCGCCGAACTCGAAGCCGACATGCAGCACGTGGTCGATACCTACGAGTGCGAGTGGAAGAAGGCCGTCACCGATCCCGACACGCGCAAGCGCTTCCGCCACTTCGTGAACAGCGATGCGCCGGACACGACCATCGAATTCGTCGAGACGCGCGGCCAGATCCGGCCCGCGACGCCCGACGAGCGCATGCGCGGCAAGCCCGTCGTGATTCCGGTGGTGGTCGACACCGAAACCGTTTGA
- the nirD gene encoding nitrite reductase small subunit NirD, protein MSNDRLPLSWTRVCPLDDIVPNTGVCALVNGEQVAVFHVAHAGEGGVFAIDNVDPVSQAAVMSRGLIGSLGERVVVASPLYKQHFDLRTGECLEAPEQSVSAYPSRVEDGFVWIAA, encoded by the coding sequence ATGAGCAACGATCGTCTTCCGCTGTCCTGGACCCGCGTGTGCCCGCTCGACGACATCGTGCCGAACACCGGCGTGTGTGCACTCGTCAACGGCGAGCAGGTCGCGGTCTTTCACGTCGCGCATGCCGGGGAAGGCGGCGTGTTCGCGATCGACAACGTCGACCCGGTGTCGCAGGCGGCCGTGATGTCGCGCGGGCTGATCGGCAGCCTCGGCGAGCGCGTCGTCGTCGCGTCGCCGCTGTACAAGCAGCATTTCGACCTGCGTACCGGCGAATGCCTCGAAGCACCCGAGCAATCGGTGAGCGCGTATCCGTCGCGGGTCGAGGACGGCTTCGTGTGGATCGCGGCCTGA
- a CDS encoding bifunctional nitrate reductase/sulfite reductase flavoprotein subunit alpha: protein MTATPVKSVCPYCGVGCGMVLHVEEGEVVKVSGDADHPSNFGRLCTKGSSAHVALRRSGRLDRAFVRRAREDDLVPLPARDAIADTARRLRAVLDAHGPDALSFYVSGQMSIEAQYLVNKLAKGFVGTNNIESNSRLCMASASTGYKQSLGADGPPGSYQDFDRANLFLVIGANMADCHPILFLRMMDRVKAGAKLIVVDPRRTGTADKADLFLQIRPGTDLALTNGLLHLLHANGRTDGAFIDAYTEGWDAMPAFLADYTPERVAEITGLAEADLRAAAQWIGDAQEWMSCWTMGLNQSTHGVWNTNAICNLHLATGRICRPGSGPFSLTGQPNAMGGREMGYMGAGLPGQRAVASDDDRRFVENLWRVPAGTLRKETGKGTVDLFERMAAGDIKACWIICTNPVATVPNRQNVIAGLQAAELVIAQDAFLDTETNRYADILLPGALWAEGDGVMINSERNMTLMRAAVAPPGDALPDWRIVAEVARAMGFGDAFDYASAADVFDEIVRFSNPATGYDLRGASHAALADAPLQWPCAPGVARDRNPVRYLNDGVSQPLRTAADGGVPRLAFPTTSGKARFFARPHVDPAELPDDTFPIVLNTGRLQHQWHTMTKTGKVAMLNKLNPRPFVELHPDDASALGIAAKDSVEIRSARGRAVLPAVVTERVRRGNCFAPMHWNDVYGDDLCINAVTNDAIDPESQQPELKYCAVALSRVAAASAAHADDDTPQRGTADAHGAPAFEELDMADIDTFAAALGIADTAPPALSDAERQYVAGFVSGLRSDAGRREGGVPVLPAGAPLAAPTRRWLDGMLAGLFSRSLPAQGEPAAALAGARADAADAPAPGGVRIVRTRPKVVLLWASQTGNIESLTEDYATQLMNAGFEIRTACMSDYPAASLAGAQYVLLMTSTFGDGDAPDNGSEFWDALQAGSAARLDGVHFAVLAFGDRNYDQFCGHGRRLDARLAELGAKRLSPRVDCDVEFQRDADQWLERVVARIKEADAALHAVPAEGMIPSGALPTKAHPAPSKLVANLRLNRPGAAKDTRYVSLSTEGANLEYETGDALGVWPTNCPALVDELLDLTALKADTPVTVGGVGDMRLGDALARHFDITRPHPDTLAFIASRSANGALKSLLGDDRKGDLKQWLWGQQLADVLHEFPVELSGNELVGMLKRMQPRLYSIASSPSAHRGEIHLTVSAVRYHNGRRARKGVASTFLADRADDGRVPVFVQKSAHFRPPVNGDVPIVMVGPGTGVAPFRGFLHERQARGARGRNWLFFGEQHAQTDFYYGDELGAMRDSGFLTRLDLAFSRDQADKIYVQDRMREQGAELFAWLEEGAHFYVCGDAARMAKDVDTALKAVVAEHGGMSDDKAGEYVARLAKARRYMRDVY from the coding sequence ATGACCGCCACCCCCGTCAAGAGCGTATGCCCGTACTGCGGCGTCGGCTGCGGGATGGTGCTGCACGTCGAGGAAGGCGAAGTCGTCAAGGTGTCCGGCGACGCCGACCATCCGAGCAACTTCGGGCGGCTGTGCACCAAGGGCTCGTCGGCGCACGTCGCGCTGCGCCGCTCGGGGCGGCTCGATCGCGCGTTCGTGCGCCGGGCGCGCGAGGACGACCTCGTGCCGCTGCCGGCCCGCGACGCGATCGCCGACACCGCGCGGCGGCTGCGCGCGGTGCTCGACGCACATGGGCCGGACGCGTTGTCGTTCTACGTGTCGGGGCAGATGTCGATCGAGGCGCAATACCTCGTCAACAAGCTCGCGAAGGGCTTCGTCGGCACCAACAACATCGAGTCGAACTCGCGCCTCTGCATGGCCAGCGCGAGCACCGGCTACAAGCAGTCGCTCGGCGCGGACGGTCCGCCCGGGTCGTACCAGGATTTCGATCGCGCGAACCTGTTCCTCGTGATCGGCGCGAACATGGCCGACTGCCACCCGATCCTGTTCCTGCGGATGATGGACCGCGTGAAGGCCGGCGCGAAACTGATCGTCGTCGACCCGCGCCGCACCGGCACCGCCGACAAGGCCGACCTGTTCCTGCAGATCCGGCCGGGCACCGATCTCGCGCTGACCAACGGGCTGCTGCACCTGCTGCATGCGAACGGCCGCACCGACGGCGCGTTCATCGACGCGTACACCGAAGGCTGGGACGCGATGCCCGCGTTCCTCGCCGACTACACGCCCGAACGCGTGGCTGAAATCACCGGGCTCGCGGAAGCCGACCTGCGCGCGGCCGCGCAATGGATCGGCGACGCGCAGGAATGGATGAGCTGCTGGACGATGGGGCTCAACCAGAGCACGCACGGCGTATGGAACACCAACGCGATCTGCAACCTGCATCTCGCGACGGGCAGGATCTGCCGCCCCGGCAGCGGGCCGTTCTCGCTGACCGGCCAGCCGAACGCGATGGGCGGGCGCGAGATGGGCTACATGGGCGCCGGCCTGCCGGGCCAGCGCGCGGTGGCGTCCGACGACGATCGCCGTTTCGTCGAGAACCTGTGGCGCGTGCCGGCCGGTACGCTGCGCAAGGAAACCGGCAAGGGCACCGTCGACCTGTTCGAGCGGATGGCGGCCGGCGACATCAAGGCATGCTGGATCATCTGCACGAACCCGGTCGCCACGGTGCCGAACCGGCAGAACGTGATCGCCGGATTGCAGGCTGCGGAACTCGTGATCGCACAGGACGCATTTCTCGATACCGAAACCAACCGCTATGCGGACATCCTGCTGCCCGGCGCGCTGTGGGCCGAGGGCGACGGCGTGATGATCAACTCCGAGCGCAACATGACGCTGATGCGCGCGGCGGTCGCGCCGCCGGGCGACGCGCTGCCCGACTGGCGCATCGTCGCGGAAGTCGCGCGCGCGATGGGGTTCGGCGACGCGTTCGACTATGCGTCGGCGGCCGACGTGTTCGACGAGATCGTCCGCTTCTCGAATCCGGCGACGGGCTACGACCTGCGCGGCGCGAGCCATGCGGCGCTCGCCGATGCGCCGCTGCAGTGGCCGTGCGCGCCGGGCGTGGCACGTGATCGCAATCCGGTGCGCTACCTGAACGACGGCGTGAGCCAGCCGCTGCGCACGGCGGCGGACGGCGGCGTGCCGCGCCTCGCGTTCCCGACGACTTCGGGCAAGGCGCGCTTCTTCGCGCGGCCGCACGTCGATCCGGCCGAGCTGCCCGACGACACGTTCCCGATCGTGCTGAACACCGGGCGGCTGCAGCATCAATGGCACACGATGACGAAGACGGGCAAGGTCGCGATGCTGAACAAGCTCAACCCGCGCCCGTTCGTCGAGCTGCACCCGGACGATGCGAGCGCGCTCGGCATCGCCGCGAAGGACAGCGTCGAGATCCGCTCGGCGCGCGGCCGCGCGGTGCTGCCGGCCGTCGTGACCGAACGCGTGCGGCGCGGCAACTGCTTTGCGCCGATGCACTGGAACGACGTGTACGGCGACGACCTGTGCATCAACGCGGTGACGAACGACGCGATCGATCCCGAATCGCAGCAACCCGAACTGAAATATTGCGCGGTCGCGCTGAGCCGGGTCGCCGCCGCGAGCGCCGCGCACGCGGACGACGACACCCCGCAGCGCGGCACGGCCGACGCGCACGGCGCCCCTGCGTTCGAGGAACTCGACATGGCAGACATCGACACTTTCGCGGCCGCGCTCGGCATTGCCGACACGGCGCCGCCGGCGCTCTCCGATGCGGAGCGCCAGTACGTCGCGGGCTTCGTCAGCGGCCTGCGCAGCGACGCGGGCCGGCGCGAGGGCGGCGTGCCGGTGCTGCCGGCCGGCGCGCCGCTCGCCGCGCCGACGCGCCGCTGGCTCGACGGGATGCTCGCGGGGTTGTTCAGCCGCTCGCTGCCCGCGCAGGGCGAGCCGGCCGCGGCGCTCGCGGGCGCGCGCGCCGATGCCGCCGATGCGCCCGCGCCGGGCGGCGTGCGGATCGTGCGCACGCGGCCGAAGGTCGTGCTGCTGTGGGCGTCGCAGACCGGCAACATCGAATCGTTGACGGAGGATTACGCGACGCAGCTGATGAACGCGGGCTTCGAGATCCGCACCGCGTGCATGTCCGACTATCCCGCAGCATCGCTCGCCGGGGCGCAATACGTGCTGCTGATGACGAGCACGTTCGGCGACGGCGACGCCCCCGACAACGGCAGCGAATTCTGGGACGCGCTGCAGGCCGGCAGCGCCGCGCGCCTCGACGGCGTGCACTTCGCGGTGCTCGCGTTCGGCGATCGCAACTACGACCAGTTCTGCGGCCATGGCCGCCGGCTCGACGCGCGGCTCGCGGAACTGGGCGCGAAGCGGCTGTCGCCGCGCGTCGATTGCGACGTCGAATTCCAGCGCGATGCCGACCAGTGGCTCGAACGCGTCGTCGCGCGGATCAAGGAGGCGGACGCCGCGCTGCACGCGGTGCCGGCGGAAGGCATGATCCCGTCGGGCGCGCTGCCGACGAAGGCGCATCCGGCACCGTCGAAGCTCGTCGCGAACCTGCGGCTCAACCGCCCGGGCGCGGCGAAGGACACGCGCTACGTGTCGCTGTCGACCGAAGGCGCGAACCTCGAATACGAAACCGGCGACGCGCTCGGCGTGTGGCCGACCAACTGCCCGGCGCTGGTGGACGAGCTGCTCGACCTCACCGCGCTGAAGGCCGACACGCCGGTGACGGTCGGCGGCGTCGGCGACATGCGCCTCGGCGATGCACTCGCGCGTCATTTCGACATCACGCGCCCGCATCCGGACACGCTCGCGTTCATCGCGTCGCGCAGCGCGAACGGCGCGCTGAAGTCGCTGCTCGGCGACGACCGCAAGGGCGACCTGAAGCAATGGTTGTGGGGGCAACAGCTCGCGGACGTGCTGCACGAGTTTCCGGTCGAGCTGTCGGGCAACGAGCTCGTCGGGATGCTGAAGCGCATGCAGCCGCGTCTGTATTCGATCGCGTCGAGCCCGAGCGCGCACCGGGGCGAGATCCACCTGACCGTGTCGGCCGTGCGCTATCACAACGGCCGGCGCGCGCGCAAAGGCGTCGCATCGACGTTCCTCGCCGATCGCGCGGACGACGGCCGCGTGCCCGTGTTCGTGCAGAAGTCCGCGCATTTCCGGCCGCCGGTGAACGGCGACGTGCCGATCGTGATGGTCGGCCCCGGCACGGGCGTCGCGCCGTTCCGCGGCTTCCTGCACGAGCGGCAGGCGCGCGGCGCGCGCGGACGCAACTGGCTGTTCTTCGGCGAGCAACATGCGCAGACGGACTTCTACTACGGCGACGAGCTGGGCGCGATGCGCGACAGCGGTTTCCTGACGCGGCTCGATCTCGCGTTCTCGCGCGACCAGGCCGACAAGATCTACGTGCAGGACCGGATGCGCGAGCAGGGCGCCGAGCTGTTCGCGTGGCTGGAGGAAGGCGCGCACTTCTACGTGTGCGGCGACGCCGCGCGGATGGCGAAGGACGTCGACACCGCGCTGAAGGCCGTCGTCGCCGAGCATGGCGGCATGTCGGACGACAAGGCGGGCGAGTACGTCGCGCGGCTCGCGAAGGCGCGCCGCTACATGCGGGACGTGTACTGA
- a CDS encoding cytochrome C oxidase subunit IV family protein produces MDHTDPADRPDAAHGQQHPIGLYLKIWGLLFVLSTLSYLVDYFNVQGLLRWVLIVVLMIAKAGLIVSIFMHMMWERLALVYAILVPPLCLLVLMVLMAAEAHHTFGMRELFFH; encoded by the coding sequence ATGGACCATACCGATCCCGCCGATCGACCCGACGCCGCGCACGGCCAGCAGCATCCGATCGGCCTCTACCTGAAGATCTGGGGCCTGCTGTTCGTGCTGAGCACGTTGTCGTACCTGGTCGACTATTTCAACGTGCAGGGGCTGTTGCGCTGGGTGCTGATCGTCGTGCTGATGATCGCCAAGGCAGGGCTGATCGTGTCGATCTTCATGCACATGATGTGGGAGCGGCTGGCGCTGGTGTACGCGATCCTGGTGCCGCCGCTGTGCCTGCTGGTGCTCATGGTGCTGATGGCGGCGGAGGCGCATCACACGTTCGGGATGCGGGAACTCTTCTTCCATTGA
- a CDS encoding heme-copper oxidase subunit III family protein, with translation MTAPTAPTGSAADSPAAPPTDAPSADARPDGWRGIVTDWSADREAFKVPWGKAMMWIFLLSDTFVFSSFLIGYMTVRMSTTAPWPDTAKVFGLSVGGVEVPLLLIAIMTFTLISSSGTMAMAVNFGYRRNARPAAALLLATALLGATFVSLQAFEWSNLIFREGIRPWGNPLGAAQFGACFFTITGFHGFHVTCGVIYLLLIARKILQPGFTEHGNFQIVEIAGLYWHFVDLVWVFIFALFYLW, from the coding sequence ATGACCGCGCCCACGGCTCCCACCGGATCCGCGGCCGATTCGCCCGCGGCCCCGCCCACCGATGCTCCGTCCGCCGACGCTCGGCCCGACGGCTGGCGCGGCATCGTCACGGACTGGTCGGCCGATCGCGAGGCCTTCAAGGTGCCGTGGGGCAAGGCGATGATGTGGATCTTCCTGCTGTCGGACACGTTCGTCTTCAGCAGTTTCCTGATCGGCTACATGACGGTGCGCATGTCGACCACGGCGCCGTGGCCCGATACCGCGAAGGTGTTCGGGCTCAGCGTGGGCGGCGTGGAAGTGCCGTTGCTGCTGATTGCGATCATGACGTTCACGCTGATCAGCAGCAGCGGCACGATGGCGATGGCCGTCAACTTCGGCTACCGGCGCAACGCGAGGCCCGCCGCCGCGCTGCTGCTGGCGACCGCGCTGCTGGGCGCCACCTTCGTGTCGCTGCAGGCGTTCGAATGGAGCAACCTGATCTTCCGGGAAGGCATCCGCCCGTGGGGCAATCCGCTGGGCGCGGCGCAGTTCGGCGCGTGCTTCTTCACGATCACCGGGTTCCACGGCTTTCACGTGACCTGCGGCGTGATCTACCTGCTGCTGATCGCACGCAAGATCCTGCAGCCGGGGTTCACCGAACACGGCAACTTCCAGATCGTCGAGATCGCCGGCCTGTACTGGCACTTCGTCGACCTGGTGTGGGTGTTCATCTTCGCGCTGTTCTATTTGTGGTGA
- a CDS encoding cytochrome c oxidase subunit 3 yields MTTLPRPFVHDAPPGLPNAGRTGLVVFMAVATTLFSLLLLAYAMRMREPDWQPIPHPALLWWNTGALALASVAMQRARRMGPHRTVWLVSGGVLAAVFVIGQLTAWHMLSAAGETVTVNPSNSFLYLLTGLHGAHVLGGLAAWAVTVAQVGRADPFRARRVIELCALYWHFLLAVWLVLLAAMWWLTPGIVAAVCGPLYGAAP; encoded by the coding sequence ATGACCACGCTGCCGCGCCCCTTCGTTCACGACGCGCCACCCGGCTTGCCGAATGCGGGCCGCACCGGCCTGGTCGTCTTCATGGCGGTCGCGACGACGTTGTTCTCGCTGCTGCTGCTCGCCTATGCGATGCGCATGCGCGAGCCCGACTGGCAGCCGATCCCGCATCCGGCGCTGCTGTGGTGGAACACCGGCGCGCTGGCGCTGGCCAGCGTCGCCATGCAGCGAGCCCGGCGGATGGGCCCGCACCGCACGGTGTGGCTGGTATCCGGCGGCGTGCTGGCGGCCGTGTTCGTGATCGGGCAACTGACTGCCTGGCACATGCTGTCGGCGGCCGGGGAGACCGTCACCGTCAATCCGTCCAACAGCTTCCTCTACCTGCTCACCGGCCTGCACGGGGCGCATGTGCTGGGCGGGCTGGCGGCGTGGGCGGTGACGGTCGCGCAGGTCGGGCGCGCGGACCCGTTCCGGGCCCGGCGCGTCATCGAGCTGTGCGCGCTCTACTGGCATTTCCTGCTCGCGGTGTGGCTCGTGCTGCTGGCGGCGATGTGGTGGCTGACCCCCGGGATCGTCGCCGCCGTCTGCGGGCCGCTGTATGGAGCCGCGCCATGA
- the ctaD gene encoding cytochrome c oxidase subunit I: protein MTYAHTDHAPHSFWTRYVWSQDHKVIAVQYAMTAIAIGLVGLVLSDLMRLQLGFPGKFAFIDANRYYQFVTMHGMIMVIYLLTALFLGGFGNYLIPLMLGARDMVFPFLNMLSYWVYLLAVLVLVASFFVPGGPTGAGWTLYPPQAILPGTPGVEWGIVLMLVSLAIFIVAATMGGLNYVTTTLQARTRGMTLMRMPLTVWGIFIATIMALLAFPALFVSAVMMLFDRTLGTSFFIPAVVSMGQTLRHAGGSPLLFQHLFWFFGHPEVYIVALPAFGIASDLISTHARKSIFGYRMMVWAIVIIGALSFVVWAHHMFIAGMNPYFGFFFATTTLIIAVPTALKVYNWVLTLWRGDIHLSVPMLFAIGFISTFVLGGLTGLYLGNVSVDIPLSNTYFVVAHFHMVMAVSPILVVFGGLYHWYPKVTGRMLDDRLGRAHFWITFVGTYAIYFPMHYLGILGMPRRYYAYQGYSFIPHSAQTLNTFITVVALIVAAAQLLFLFNLAWSLVHGRRADGNPWRATTLEWQTPQTPPAHGNWGAALPVVYRWAYEYSPPGQEEDFVPQNQPPATVPEPAHPALHPGEARE from the coding sequence ATGACCTACGCGCACACCGACCACGCCCCGCACAGCTTCTGGACCCGCTATGTCTGGAGCCAGGACCACAAGGTCATCGCCGTGCAGTATGCGATGACGGCCATCGCGATCGGGCTGGTCGGCCTCGTACTGTCCGACCTGATGCGGCTGCAGCTCGGCTTTCCGGGCAAGTTCGCGTTCATCGACGCGAACCGCTACTACCAGTTCGTCACGATGCACGGGATGATCATGGTGATCTACCTGCTGACGGCGCTGTTCCTCGGCGGCTTCGGCAACTACCTGATCCCGCTGATGCTCGGCGCGCGCGACATGGTGTTCCCGTTTCTCAACATGCTGAGCTACTGGGTCTACCTGCTGGCCGTGCTGGTGCTGGTGGCGAGCTTCTTCGTGCCGGGCGGGCCGACCGGCGCGGGCTGGACGCTGTATCCGCCGCAGGCCATCCTGCCGGGCACGCCGGGCGTCGAATGGGGCATCGTGCTGATGCTCGTGTCGCTGGCGATCTTCATCGTCGCGGCGACGATGGGCGGCCTGAATTACGTGACCACCACGCTGCAGGCGCGCACGCGCGGCATGACGCTGATGCGCATGCCGCTCACGGTGTGGGGCATCTTCATCGCGACCATCATGGCGCTGCTGGCGTTTCCGGCGCTGTTCGTGTCGGCGGTGATGATGCTGTTCGACCGGACGCTCGGCACCAGTTTCTTCATACCGGCCGTGGTGTCGATGGGGCAGACGCTCAGGCATGCCGGCGGCAGCCCGCTGCTGTTCCAGCACCTGTTCTGGTTCTTCGGGCATCCGGAGGTCTACATCGTCGCGCTGCCGGCCTTCGGCATCGCGTCGGACCTGATCAGCACGCACGCGCGCAAGAGCATCTTCGGCTACCGGATGATGGTATGGGCCATCGTCATCATCGGCGCGCTGAGCTTCGTGGTCTGGGCGCACCACATGTTCATCGCCGGCATGAACCCGTACTTCGGCTTCTTCTTCGCCACCACCACGCTCATCATCGCCGTGCCGACCGCGCTCAAGGTCTACAACTGGGTGCTGACGCTGTGGCGCGGCGACATCCACCTGAGCGTGCCGATGCTGTTCGCCATCGGCTTCATCAGCACCTTCGTGCTGGGCGGGCTGACCGGGCTCTACCTCGGCAACGTGAGCGTGGACATCCCGCTGTCGAACACGTATTTCGTGGTCGCGCACTTCCACATGGTGATGGCCGTGTCGCCGATCCTGGTGGTGTTCGGCGGCCTCTACCACTGGTACCCGAAGGTGACCGGCCGCATGCTCGACGACAGGCTCGGGCGCGCGCATTTCTGGATCACCTTCGTCGGCACCTATGCGATCTACTTCCCGATGCACTATCTCGGCATCCTCGGCATGCCGCGGCGGTATTACGCGTATCAGGGCTACAGCTTCATCCCGCATTCGGCGCAGACGCTCAACACGTTCATCACCGTCGTCGCGCTGATCGTCGCGGCCGCTCAGCTGCTGTTCCTGTTCAACCTCGCGTGGAGCCTCGTGCACGGCCGGCGCGCCGACGGCAACCCGTGGCGGGCCACCACGCTGGAATGGCAGACGCCGCAAACGCCGCCCGCGCACGGCAACTGGGGCGCGGCGCTTCCCGTCGTCTACCGCTGGGCATACGAATACAGCCCGCCGGGGCAAGAGGAAGATTTCGTGCCGCAAAACCAGCCGCCCGCGACGGTGCCTGAACCGGCCCACCCGGCGCTTCACCCCGGCGAGGCCCGCGAATGA